The genomic interval tttaattaaatgattaattaaatgcggaataataaaccGGTATCGAAAACAAGTTTTCGTAGTTACGGGGAATGCAACTgcgtaactccagagaaacccagaaaaacaaacagtgcataaaagtaaaaacacacaagatttttgtacgtggtttcaacaatcctttcagattgttactagtccacggggccacgcccagagataagattcattagatcggtatcaaaaatacaaagtaattgacttatgcataaatagactccctcttattgtatgccgcaagcttgatgtattccacctactaaccgaatcttgataaaactccaagagctcgaactcccttcgatcaccttgaagagtgcttgaatcctcccgattcaaggcttaaaggctatctcccgaaagcctatacaactatctcccgaaggttgtgtgcttgtatcctcccgatgcaagacttcaaaagaaatctcccgaaagcttgtaaatacccttctcccgaaggtgcactgatgttcttcttcgttgtagacttgaatacagactcaagacaatacaaacaacaaataaacagagtaagagtagaacaactcttctctacaaaacaaagacactcttttcttatgatatgaaagtgaataaaagagttaacataacaaagacactctttccttaagatatgaatataattctaagtgtatgaaagagattcaaaacctagctactataagatgtatttataatgaatatacatctcatagacagcttacattcggtctgaacaagacctcaacccactagaagcttccctaaaataattcttcaatcagtccaggaatttccgtttctgtacctacagaatcgtgggcagtaactacaactttccttttatagaaaaggaaagtttagctccggttttctcttcaagaaacctgatcttagaaaatgggaaactcaacacaagatcagaataacagctggttagcaaagaatcaatgtgtaatcaaaacttaccatttttacctcaatttccataaataggaaagctagacaactttcctttcaagtttagATATACACAAATAGGGTAACCATATTAAACACTCCAGCCGAAAtacacattaaataataaaatatttttgtcaattaaatatgccaaaaatggaattaacagtgTCTTACCATGATGAACAGAAAATAAAGAAAGGtcgaaaaaaagagaaagagattgagaGAGAAGACATAAAGAATTTGTCTTATTATCTTAGAAAGGAAAAATGCAAGCTTATATACACAAAAGTATTGAGCTAGAGAAGCTGAGAGGATATTATTCCCCTACCTTATTAAATCCTATGAATATTGtcaaaatgatatttttgaatTGTCTATTTTTTTCATTGCTAACAAATTAAAGGGaaaaaatctatttattttttttcacatttaaattattttttttcacatttaaattCTTAGTTGACAGAGAGTAATACATTGCCAATTGCTATTGTAATTTATATTGATAGTGACACTTCTAGCGTCTTCTAGAATATATGGAGGTGCCAATATAATTGCAAAAATTGaggaaaaaaaaagacattAGTCTGTTGAGAAAGGGCACTAGAGGGATCGTACGTGTAGATTATTTTTTGGTAGAACGTTCGTGTAGACTATTACgataataataatgatgtaAAAATTGTGTTTTATTTAGTATAACAAATTTAATTATTGGAGACAATTTTTAACAGTGTATTACCAATTTGACACACTACACACTCTAATATCGAACAAGGAATACAGTCATTTTTCTACTTAGAATGTCACCTATTTGTCCCATAACTGCAGGACACAAATTGAGATGATTAAATTACAAAGAAAAAttgataatatataattatatatatatatatttcccaAGAAAATAGGTCACTGATTGATATCATTACCAAACGCGGTTTTTGAAGGAGTTTTTTTTATagataatcccacttattatatatatgtcccACTAGGGAAAATATACATTAGGGTGGTGCAATTAAGTTGCAAATACAAAAATTATCCTTAAATTAACTTCCCCCTTTAACTAATAAAAGTAATTATAGTTCAACTTTTCAAGTCTTCtacaaattaaatatcaaattatttgatgctataaaaatacatcaaaaatCTAGGATTATAAGAATCCCTTCTCTTAACTTTGATTGGATCTCAAAGCACTGGAATAAGGATCATTACACAAGTCTTTCTGACATGATTAGCTGGAAATTCTTGGCTTCTTTTTACAAGTTTATTACTTGAATAAGTTCCTTTAGTTTAggtatctttttatttttactcattttataaattaatgatCACACAGGTACCTCTCTGTCACACTATTTCCACTTGTCGATATAAGTCGGCTGATTATTTTTACAGCCCAAATCTTTATTAAGCGGCGATATTAACAATggttctttttttatatatatatatataaaaaaaagaaaaactctttatctttttgttattttaataatatatttttctcttaattAAAATACTGAAttcttttctcaaaaaaaaaaaaaatactgaatTAATAATGTTTTGTCCACATTTCAAAGTCTACATTAGCTCATGTCTAAGTTCACACCCATATGTCACATTCCTTATCTCACTCCTATAAATTCACaccttctttctcttctcttaaaccatctctcctctctctctctctctcaaacataTATTATtgcaaaggaaaaaaataagaaaagaaaaaaaaaaataagaaatggcAAAAAATAATCTCAAAACCCTGTTCTTGATATCACTTCTCCTCTTCTGCTCCACTATAACCTATGCTGCTCGGCCAGAACCAGGATTTTCAGCCATAAATACTTCCAAAACCCAACATGGGGTAGGTTtatttttccaaatttcttaaattttttttaattattaatttttgaaattcgaTTAATgggttttctttatttatttgtgCAAAAATCAGGTTGTTGAAGCAGAGCAAGTTGAAAGTGGCGATGAAATTAGCTGTGAAGGGATTGGGGAAGAGGAATGCTTAATGAGAAGAACTTTGGTTGCTCATACCGACTATATCTATACCCAGAAACACAAGCCATAGATTCATTATTTTAGTTTGTTCTAAACTATaagttaatataaaaatatgtagtTCTCGTTActgaaaatatttatatatatagaagaaAATTTATCTTCAttaccgtaatatttatatatatataattaagcttgactctttacttttttttatttaatatttggaaatattataatatttatttcttcgttttctttaattaaaagtGTAATCATCATTCAAATTGTTACAGGAACCAAAAACGTAACAGTAGTACGGTTTTTCTAATTAGGAGGTGTGATTTGTTGAAGTACTAAATAATTCTTTAGTACTTGATTTGCGTGTTTCAAGAAGAACTGGTTTGGTTGTGATTGAGTGACGTATTAAGTCAACTCTGTACTACGGCGTAGACTAGTTCATCTAAGAAGACTTTTTTCTAGCTATTACAATGTATGTATATACTAATttcctctatatatatatatataacaacgaTCACTACGTCATGGGATGGTGTTCAACCAGAGCATCCCACTCAATATAAGCAAAAATTACTACGCTCGTGCTCATTAGCGCCACCTTAGACCACTCACAACagcattaatattttttaaaatatttcactaaattttggttttttttattttacctcaaatatttatattatatattaatttttttatatattttttataccattgaaatattatattttattaattaaaatgaaaaaaaaatatgaaagagtaaaaagaataattaaaaactaattaatggaataaaagagaaaaaaaaagtttgagataaaatataataattaagggTTGACAATATTTATTGGAGCTTAATTTTAAGCTCTTAactagctattttttttttaaaaacttttaACTATTATCTCACTTATAATGAGTGACGAAATTTTATATTCAATTACactattaataatattacactTTGAAGAATACTAGACAGTGCTAAGTACACTTTATAACATTTCTccatattattgatatgtatatatataatatatgattttttttccaGGTATTTAAGTTAAAGTTTACTGGTTTGGGTTCAACATCTTTTGCACCACAACACGTTCTCTAAAATGGTGTCCGCTTATACTAAGATTTGGATAAAAATCGTATTGGAAATTAAAGAGTACTTTTTGTGAATCTGTTACTGTCTGTCTGTCCTATTAAAACACGTTGCCAGTTTTTGATAATTATTGGAGTGAAAATACacgaatatttaatttaagctCTCATCTTGATTCAGCATTAAGATCAATATAACTGTTCACTTTTAAGGTTCTAAATGTTAATTAAGTGTTAAATACcacaaaaaaattgtaaattaataatataattggtGCATGTCAATATCGATAATTGTGAGATGCCACTTCGGTGTGAGGTTGAACGATGtatattttgtaataataatagtaaccattgttatttttttggtgctataaattatttacaagTTACAGAAAATATTTGAATCTAAATTTTTTcggctaaaaataaataaagactgTTAAAAGACAAAACTGTCCCCACGGTAAAATTTTCACGTGTGTTTGTTACTCTTCGATATTTGTAATCCTGGGTGTTAAAATTAAGGGCATTTGAATCAAACATTCAAACCCCCAAGTCGatacaattttattttgtaaagcTATTAATCATTTCGATAAAATAAAACTGAAGGAATAATATATCTACTATTTATTATCATCTCGTTTATGTAATATCttattactttatttttatttttggttaatGTTAAGATAAAAATTATTTGATGTATTGTTTAATTAAACAACCTAAAATTCCCATTATAATTGGAGACCATGTTCGAATTAAaaagaaaagggaaaaagaaaattcaTTTGATCGATAATGATAAaatttgtattaaaaaaaaacaaaaacattttttttaataagccGAAAAGCTCGTTAATGCATTTATAGCAGTTTCATGTAGGAATATTTACAAACACAAATTTAacaaatatctatttttttaaaatgaaaaataacaaattagttGTGATGTATCGTATGTATATATCATTTGGAAGAAAGAAAAACGATCACGTAGTCGAGTCTGGACCATCTGCAATCTCATCAACAAATTAACTATTTGATACA from Cannabis sativa cultivar Pink pepper isolate KNU-18-1 chromosome 4, ASM2916894v1, whole genome shotgun sequence carries:
- the LOC133037356 gene encoding phytosulfokines 3-like, which translates into the protein MAKNNLKTLFLISLLLFCSTITYAARPEPGFSAINTSKTQHGVVEAEQVESGDEISCEGIGEEECLMRRTLVAHTDYIYTQKHKP